A single genomic interval of Anopheles marshallii chromosome 2, idAnoMarsDA_429_01, whole genome shotgun sequence harbors:
- the LOC128709062 gene encoding uncharacterized protein LOC128709062, with protein MEKAAYAAKRRQDKFHKKAPAPKPAKQKSSQKAPEVQHTAPLVVCDARYGKRQLQQNRTIDQSLSSSDTDDEQLQDFEKLLELPPSSANHFLLSSEKRWLQPDTDLPGEDEQNRYSEYFRIDTKLLNASLGSIPFYERHGYDEALFSTLELNLMRQKAEIQKNKYQQLYGDQLPSKSQPGPVSRSKRANMPLPNKPHPPPCFVGAFAKPGNDLSATSTETKHVSLDKNSANSLQTKMSELAVEPALSKSVTKVVLPTVPTVQTATTTQQPAGSSKDTKEEIQQWLDDILDI; from the exons ATGGAAAAAGCTGCCTATGCG GCGAAACGTCGGCAAGATAAGTTTCACAAGAAGGCTCCTGCTCCGAAACCAGCCAAGCAAAAGAGCAGCCAGAAGGCACCTGAAGTACAACACACGGCACCACTCGTCGTCTGTGATGCTCGATACGGCAAGCGTCAgctgcaacaaaacagaaccatTGATCAGAGTCTATCGTCAAGCGACACGGATGACGAACAGCTGCAAGATTTTGAGAAGCTGCTCGAACTTCCACCATCGAGTGCGAATCATTTTCTTCTAAGCTCGGAAAAACGTTGGCTGCAGCCGGATACGGATCTACCGGGAGAGGATGAACAGAATCGCTACAGTGAATACTTTCGAATCGATACCAAACTGCTGAACGCAAGTCTTGGGAGTATTCCGTTCTACGAACGGCACGGCTACGACGAAGCACTGTTCAGCACGCTGGAGCTCAATTTAATGCGACAGAAAGCGGaaatacagaaaaacaaataccaaCAACTGTACGGGGATCAGCTACCATCGAAATCACAGCCAGGGCCTGTTTCGCGTAGCAAGAGAGCAAATATGCCTTTACCGAATAAGCCTCATCCGCCACCATGTTTCGTTGGTGCATTTGCAAAACCGGGAAATGATTTATCTGCAACAAGTACGGAGACTAAACATGTCTCGTTAGATAAAAATTCAGCTAActcattgcaaacaaaaatgagtGAGCTTGCGGTTGAACCGGCGTTGAGTAAAAGTGTAACCAAAGTTGTACTACCTACTGTGCCAACTGTCCAAACAGCTACAACAACGCAACAGCCGGCCGGTTCATCAAAAGACACGAAGGAAGAAATTCAACAGTGGCTGGATGATATTTTGGACATATAA